A single genomic interval of Gouania willdenowi chromosome 10, fGouWil2.1, whole genome shotgun sequence harbors:
- the LOC114470699 gene encoding homeodomain-interacting protein kinase 3-like, translated as MVGHALHSPSTRYTILEFIGEGSFGKVAKCRAHNSSKLVAVKILKKTYFQNVEDELSVLKTISSLNADHFNLVTFYEQFEYLGHKCLVFELLDVDLLHLVRSLNVNFIRPIAKQLMVALQGLKAVKIMHNDIKPNNIMMVNIDDSSFRVKLIDFGVASPISAATPGLRIQPTGYRAPEICLGLPYSGAIDMWGAGCTLAFLFLNDNLFPVHCEYLMMQSMVEMLGMPSKQQLQFGLYSKKFFCHEVDELGTRWRLLTPEEYKSRNRTKAEEWPEYRPHLSSLDDLLYMTELWHNETMEDRKAFIEFLKELLNLDGEERISPTDALQHPYITGSYLSQEPDSREHQTEAQVIESHSPEVWDDEYPVSHENDKVGLIEAHSPEDWDAEYPIFNENGLRVRVPVT; from the exons ATGGTAGGCCATGCCCTCCACAGCCCCTCCACTCGGTACACAATCCTGGAGTTTATCGGAGAAGGTAGCTTTGGGAAAGTTGCCAAGTGTCGTGCTCACAACAGCAGCAAATTGGTGGCAGTAAAAATCCTAAAGAAGAcgtattttcaaaatgtggaggaCGAA CTGTCAGTGTTGAAGACCATCAGCTCTCTGAATGCTGACCACTTCAATCTGGTGACATTTTATGAGCAGTTTGAATACCTGGGCCATAAGTGCCTCGTCTTTGAGCTGTTGGACGTGGATTTGCTCCACCTGGTCCGTTCATTAAACGTCAACTTCATCCGTCCTATTGCAAAGCAG CTGATGGTGGCATTACAGGGACTGAAAGCTGTAAAAATAATGCACAATGACATCAAGCCAAACAACATCATGATGGTCAACATTGATGACAGTTCATTTAGGGTAAAGCTAATTGATTTTGGAGTGgcttctcccatttctgccgcCACGCCCGGGctcagaattcaaccaaccggCTACAG GGCCCCAGAGATTTGTCTTGGCCTTCCTTACTCGGGGGCCATTGACATGTGGGGAGCGGGCTGCACGCTGGCATTCCTCTTCCTTAATGACAACCTCTTTCCTGTCCACTGCGAATACCTCATG ATGCAGAGCATGGTGGAGATGCTGGGAATGCCATCAAAACAACAGCTCCAATTTGGCCTTTACAGCAAGAAGTTCTTTTGTCATGAGGTGGATGAATTGGGCACAAGATGGAGGCTGCtg ACACCAGAAGAGTACAAGTCTAGGAACAGAACAAAAGCTGAGGAGTGGCCCGAATATCGTCCACATTTGTCATCATTAGATGACCTGCTCTAT ATGACTGAACTATGGCACAATGAGACAATGGAAGACAGGAAGGCCTTCATCGAGTTCCTGAAAGAACTCTTGAATCTGGATGGGGAAGAGAGAATCTCTCCCACTGATGCTCTTCAGCATCCCTACATTACGGGGTCATACCTGAGCCAGGAGCCAGACAGCAGAGAACA TCAAACCGAGGCACAGGTCATTGAGTCACATTCACCCGAAGTCTGGGATGACGAGTACCCCGTTTCTCATGAAAacgacaaagttggactcatcGAGGCACATTCACCTGAAGACTGGGATGCCGAGTACCCCATATTTAATGAAAACG GGTTGCGAGTTCGAGTCCCGGTTACCtga